From a region of the Candidatus Eisenbacteria bacterium genome:
- the rfaE1 gene encoding D-glycero-beta-D-manno-heptose-7-phosphate kinase: MNPTAAAVMKAPRFTREALAGRVDSFRGKRVVVIGDVILDRYLWGRATRVSPEAPVLVVDVDKEELRLGGAANVAQNVRALGAKTVLIGALGDDAAAADLERLLGANGVDSSSGIVRDRSRRTTLKTRILAHHQQVLRADEESREPLPASVHAELWNRARTALEGADAVLISDYGKGVVTPELLELLLPELERRSIPSAVDPKEEHFLRYRGVSVITPNTAEASEAWGRRFRSEADLVEAGFGLRDRLQAGAVLVTRGEEGMSLFTSEGHTHFPTRARRVYDVTGAGDTVIATIATALAARATLPEACVLANHAAGLVVAQLGTAAATAAELTQSLEDLPRG; the protein is encoded by the coding sequence TTGAATCCGACAGCCGCGGCGGTGATGAAGGCTCCACGGTTCACCCGCGAGGCGCTCGCCGGTCGGGTCGATTCCTTCCGGGGCAAACGCGTCGTGGTGATCGGGGACGTGATCCTGGATCGCTATCTCTGGGGTAGGGCGACGCGCGTGTCCCCCGAGGCGCCGGTTCTCGTCGTCGACGTGGACAAGGAAGAGCTTCGCCTGGGCGGCGCGGCCAACGTCGCGCAGAACGTGCGCGCGCTGGGCGCCAAGACGGTCCTGATCGGCGCGCTCGGGGACGACGCCGCGGCCGCCGACTTGGAGCGGCTCCTCGGAGCGAACGGCGTCGACTCGTCTTCGGGGATCGTCCGCGACCGCTCCCGGCGGACCACTCTGAAAACCCGGATCCTCGCCCACCACCAGCAGGTCCTCCGCGCCGACGAGGAGAGCAGGGAGCCTCTGCCGGCCTCCGTCCACGCCGAGCTCTGGAATCGGGCCCGGACGGCGCTCGAAGGGGCCGACGCGGTCCTGATCAGCGACTACGGGAAGGGCGTCGTGACGCCCGAGCTCTTGGAGCTGCTGCTCCCCGAGCTCGAGCGACGCTCCATTCCGAGCGCCGTCGATCCGAAGGAGGAGCACTTCCTCCGCTATCGCGGTGTGAGCGTGATCACGCCCAACACGGCCGAGGCCTCGGAGGCCTGGGGACGGCGGTTTCGGAGCGAAGCCGACCTGGTCGAGGCGGGGTTCGGCCTCCGCGACCGGCTTCAGGCGGGCGCCGTGCTCGTGACCCGCGGCGAGGAAGGGATGTCGCTCTTCACCTCCGAGGGACACACGCACTTCCCGACGAGAGCGAGACGGGTCTACGACGTGACCGGCGCCGGCGACACCGTGATCGCGACGATCGCGACCGCCCTCGCCGCGCGCGCGACGCTGCCTGAGGCGTGTGTCCTTGCCAATCACGCGGCGGGGCTTGTGGTCGCCCAGCTCGGCACCGCCGCGGCGACGGCCGCGGAGCTGACCCAGTCCCTCGAGGACCTTCCGCGTGGGTGA
- the rfaE2 gene encoding D-glycero-beta-D-manno-heptose 1-phosphate adenylyltransferase, with the protein MGEILTTVDALRRRAAARALQQTFVFTNGCFDVLHPGHIGLLRQAKKLGHYLMVGLNSDRSVRGLKGEGRPVQDQAARSTVLSALADVDGVVVFDEETPQELIRALTPDVLVKGGDYAPERVVGRDIVEKAGGRVVIVPLVPGHSSSEIVTRLTASR; encoded by the coding sequence GTGGGTGAGATCCTCACGACCGTCGATGCACTCCGCCGCCGCGCCGCCGCCCGTGCGCTGCAGCAAACGTTCGTATTCACGAACGGCTGCTTCGACGTGCTCCACCCCGGCCACATCGGGCTCCTGCGCCAGGCGAAGAAGCTCGGCCACTACCTCATGGTCGGCCTGAATTCGGATCGCTCCGTGCGCGGGCTGAAGGGAGAGGGACGGCCCGTGCAGGATCAGGCGGCCCGCTCCACGGTCCTCTCCGCGCTCGCCGACGTCGACGGCGTCGTGGTCTTCGATGAGGAGACCCCTCAGGAATTGATCCGCGCGCTCACGCCCGACGTGCTCGTGAAGGGCGGGGACTACGCTCCCGAGCGTGTGGTCGGCCGGGACATTGTTGAAAAGGCCGGCGGCAGGGTCGTGATCGTTCCGTTGGTGCCCGGCCACTCCTCATCCGAGATCGTCACCCGCCTCACCGCCTCCCGGTAG
- the sucC gene encoding ADP-forming succinate--CoA ligase subunit beta yields the protein MNLHEYQGKDLLRAAGIPVPPGEVARTAAEAVAIADRLGYPAVVKAQVLIGGRGKAGGVKVVQSAEELAREAGRILGMEIRGHRVHRVLVTPSAAIEREYYAGIVLDRKSEAPILMVSPAGGVDIEEVARTTPEKILRLHLDGRGLPGYRARAAARFLDPRWEIQRALVPVLIRLAAVYHENDASLAEINPLVVTAEKGVWALDAKVVIDDNALDRHPDLAALRDLAAEDPGEVEARDSGLSYVRLDGGTIGCVVNGAGLAMATMDLIQYYGGKPANFLDIGGSSNPDKVTAAMKILTWDARVRAVLFNIFGGITRGDDVARGLIAALDRMKVKIPIVIRLTGTNEKEARDLLGARGMTALSDMDEAVRTVIARAAEAA from the coding sequence ATGAACCTCCACGAGTACCAGGGCAAGGACCTCCTCCGCGCCGCGGGCATCCCCGTCCCTCCCGGCGAGGTGGCGCGCACGGCCGCCGAGGCGGTCGCCATCGCGGATCGGCTGGGGTACCCGGCGGTCGTCAAGGCGCAGGTCCTGATCGGGGGGCGCGGAAAGGCAGGGGGCGTCAAGGTGGTCCAGAGCGCGGAGGAGCTGGCGCGGGAAGCGGGCCGCATCCTCGGCATGGAGATCCGGGGGCACAGGGTCCATCGCGTGCTCGTGACGCCCAGCGCCGCGATCGAGCGCGAGTACTACGCGGGCATCGTCCTCGATCGGAAGAGCGAGGCCCCGATCTTGATGGTGAGCCCCGCGGGAGGGGTCGACATCGAGGAGGTCGCGAGGACGACGCCCGAGAAGATCTTGAGGCTCCACCTGGACGGGCGCGGTCTCCCGGGCTATCGGGCGCGCGCGGCGGCTCGGTTCCTCGATCCGCGCTGGGAGATCCAGCGGGCCCTGGTCCCGGTCCTGATCCGCCTCGCCGCGGTCTACCACGAGAACGACGCCTCGCTGGCCGAGATCAACCCGCTCGTCGTCACCGCGGAGAAGGGGGTCTGGGCGCTCGACGCGAAGGTCGTGATCGACGACAACGCGCTCGATCGCCATCCCGATCTCGCGGCGCTGCGCGACCTCGCCGCGGAGGATCCCGGCGAGGTCGAGGCGCGCGACAGCGGGCTCTCCTACGTGCGCTTGGACGGCGGCACCATTGGGTGCGTCGTGAACGGCGCCGGCCTCGCGATGGCGACCATGGACCTGATTCAGTACTACGGTGGGAAGCCGGCGAACTTCCTCGACATCGGCGGCTCCTCGAATCCCGACAAGGTCACGGCCGCGATGAAGATCCTGACGTGGGACGCGCGCGTGCGCGCCGTCCTCTTCAACATCTTCGGGGGCATCACGCGCGGCGACGACGTCGCGCGGGGCCTCATCGCGGCGCTCGACCGGATGAAGGTGAAGATCCCGATCGTCATCCGGCTCACGGGCACGAACGAGAAGGAAGCCCGGGACCTGCTCGGCGCCCGGGGGATGACCGCCCTGAGCGACATGGATGAGGCCGTGCGCACGGTCATCGCCCGCGCGGCGGAGGCGGCGTGA
- the sucD gene encoding succinate--CoA ligase subunit alpha, translated as MSILVGRDSRVLVQGITGRDGSFHARQMKEYGTRVVAGVTPGKGGASIDGIPVFDSVEEAVAKTKANVSVVYVPAALAQDAIYEAVDAEIPLVVCITEGLPVRDMVEVATYLRGRSTRLIGPNCPGLISPGQCKVGIMPGFIHTPGRIGLVSRSGTLTYEVVWQLTRAGMGQSTCIGIGGDPIVGTRFVDTLALFEADDKTDAIVLIGEIGGSDEEDAAALIERHVSKPVVAFIAGQTAPPGRRMGHAGAIVSGGAGTAQEKMARFERAGVPVAKIPSEIPGLLAAGIAKRGPKGLRVVRGGRRKAAKPGGKKAAAGARKAAAGARKTAARRKTTKRKPIKTKRRSRP; from the coding sequence GTGAGCATCCTCGTCGGACGCGACTCGAGGGTTCTGGTTCAGGGAATCACGGGGCGCGACGGATCGTTCCACGCGCGCCAGATGAAGGAGTACGGCACGCGGGTTGTCGCCGGCGTGACGCCGGGGAAGGGCGGCGCGAGCATCGACGGGATCCCGGTCTTCGACTCGGTCGAGGAGGCCGTGGCGAAGACGAAGGCGAACGTCTCGGTGGTCTACGTCCCGGCGGCCCTCGCCCAGGACGCGATCTACGAAGCGGTCGACGCGGAGATTCCGCTCGTCGTCTGCATCACGGAGGGACTTCCGGTCCGGGACATGGTGGAAGTCGCCACCTACCTCCGTGGTCGCTCGACGCGGCTCATCGGCCCCAACTGCCCCGGCCTCATCTCGCCCGGGCAGTGCAAGGTGGGCATCATGCCCGGATTCATTCACACGCCGGGCCGGATCGGGCTCGTCAGCCGGAGCGGCACGCTGACGTACGAGGTCGTGTGGCAGCTCACCCGCGCCGGGATGGGCCAGTCGACCTGCATCGGTATCGGGGGCGATCCGATCGTCGGCACCCGGTTCGTCGACACCCTCGCGCTGTTCGAAGCGGACGACAAGACGGACGCGATCGTCCTGATCGGCGAGATCGGCGGGAGCGACGAGGAAGACGCGGCCGCGCTGATCGAGCGCCACGTCTCGAAGCCGGTGGTGGCGTTCATCGCGGGCCAGACGGCGCCGCCGGGCAGGCGGATGGGGCACGCGGGCGCGATCGTCTCGGGCGGCGCCGGCACCGCGCAGGAGAAGATGGCGCGCTTCGAGCGCGCCGGCGTCCCGGTCGCGAAGATTCCGTCCGAGATCCCAGGGCTCCTCGCCGCCGGGATCGCCAAGCGGGGCCCGAAGGGGCTCCGGGTCGTCCGCGGGGGCCGGCGCAAGGCCGCCAAGCCGGGCGGGAAGAAGGCGGCGGCGGGCGCGAGGAAGGCGGCGGCGGGCGCGAGGAAGACCGCGGCGCGGCGGAAGACCACCAAACGGAAGCCGATCAAGACGAAGCGCCGCTCCCGGCCGTGA